ATCACAAAAGGAAGAAACGAATGATAGGGATAAATTTGGATTCAATGTAAAAGTTGGATCCAAATTCACTAACGAGAATGAGAAGAGACGAAAGCCAATCCCATCCAGTCATTTTATAGCTCCCCGTTCATCACGAGCAACGGTGATCGGTCGATCTAGTCACCATCGAATTAACTGCCTTATTCGTGAAAACTAAACAATCCGAATTACCATAAAATCATCTAAACAACTCTTATTCCTCGAACAATGTAATATCCCACGCCATCTGAGCAACGGTTTCAAATCCAAAGGCTAATGTACCCTCGGGGCAACTTTTCCATCACAtacctctttcttcttcataaggaCATAGCAGATTTAATCTCATAAATCAGATAAGACCCGGATCGAAATTTTCGAGTGGGTTTCTTCCGGTTTCCTAAAAGGGTTCACGTTatttcttcttccatcttccAAAGAGTTGCGTCGACAGCTGTCAATGTCCATGCTCGTATTGGCCAACGTGCACCTAACTCCATTAATGAGTCTTCCCATCTGTGCATTCAAATTCAAGCTTCCTATGCAGAATCACCAccacttttcttctcttctttctttagGTTAATGTAGTTTTGACTCCAAGAAAGACTTATGATTCTTCCCAGTACGCCCCATCTCTGACATTCTTGGACCAAAGAAATTCAGAATATAGGTGTcgcatttattattattattcctccttttctttttctttataaaaagtccaataaaaaatttgacttttttgatGGGTTATGAAAAAAATAACCTTATATCATGGCATCAACAAGAGGAGATGTAAAAAAACCCTTTTTTGTTCTAAATTGTTTAATCTCTTGCGGTTTTCATTTACCATGTATAATTAAATAAAGggtcttgataaaaaaaagagatgggTCTCGAGATTGTCGATTGACCGAACTTGCACAATACTTTGAATTTTACTTTCGAGTCGAGATCGAATACACCGATTCACTAACATGAATTGAGTTCGGATAAGCATCCGGGACGGGACAATGTTAATGGGGTTCGGATTTGGGATGATCGTCGCCGCCTGTCGGAACCGGTGTAGCTCTGTGCTTAGAAAAGAATTATAATAATTtctattaaataaaaaaagaaaacgaagggAAAAGGACAGAAGAGCAGCACGAGTTCAGCAAGCGGACAGCAACCGAGACGAGCGTGCACTGACTGAGAGCCACTGAAAATGGAACCGGAATTTCTCATGGATAATAACACCaacaaaaagaattaaaagaataaataaataattttaaaaaaagacatTTCGGGCTTATTTTGTAAGAATTCTGTTCCTGGGAACGGtctctgagaaaaaaaaacgtgtttggtaactacGCAGAATTTTTGTTGCcggaataaaaaagaacagaaatacGTTCGGTACGGCCCAATTTTGTTACTGACATGAAGAAACAGAAGTATTAACTGACGTTACTGAAcagatttctgttcttttttcgttttcggaaacaaaagaacaagaattaaaaaaaaattgaggcgTTACCAAATAAGCCCTTGCTaaataatttcatgataaaatgcACCTGAAGTAAAGCTACCGCTGAACACTCAGTGCGATGAAATGCACTTTCTCCTTCGCATGCGTGTGAGAGAAGCACGTCTCATTCACGCCAATAGAATTTCaaccttttccattttttttaaatattttttccaattaaaattcCCACTTTctgacccacaaaaaaaaattaaaattcgcaatttctgacaaaaaaaaaacattaaaattcgcgattttaattgaaaattacgAGAGAATTGCGATGAGTTTTCAAGCACTAGATACTGAGATCAATGAGCGTCAAATTCCTAATTTTCTTACCAATTAAATTAATTCCCTGAATTAAGATGATTTCTTTGTCAAATGAtaaagaaattgagaaaaagacAGCTACAAACAGACAGAAACAAAGGGACAATCGAAAGCAGACACAAGCAAAAGGCAGCAAGCTTTTTCCATGGTTAATTATACACCAAATATAACAATATGGAACTAGATTTCGCTCTTTATACAAAAATATTAAACAAtagactcgaaaatcacaaaaaaaaaaaaaggaaaaaaaaatattaaagcttATTCTAGAAAATATGCTGTTAATTAGTGCACCTTTTTGGTGAAAAGGCTCCGGAGGTTGAAAATATTATTACTACTCCCACCGTTATCGCCTCTGCCGGCTCCGGTGCCgctctcgccgccgccgctggtGTCGCCGCAATCGGCTCCGACCACGCGGATTGCGCTATTATCGTCGCTTCTACAGCTGAAGTGGTGCCTGTACCCAATACACATTGGCACGTTCAAATTCAACACTCTAGCCTTGTTTGCTCCGCCGCCGGCCCCGCCTCTCGCCGCCTTGCTCCTGTGGGTCTCGGCCGCGGCTTCGGATTTTAGGACAACCTTATCGACACTCCGGGCCACAGGCTCGGGGACGGCAGCGGCAGGGGCGGGGACCTTGGCCGGCGGGGCCCCACGGCGCACCTGCCAAACAGGGCTGTTCCGGCCCAAATGCACCCCGACCCGGCCCGGGCTGCTCGGCCACTTCCTGGACTTGGAATCCCCCGCTGAGTTGCTCCGCGAGCACGGCGCGCTGCTCACCTTCCGGGCGCTCGGGCCACCGAACGCCGACAATCTGGGCCGGGCGCCGCTGTTGCCGGCGGATCTGCTCCGCGAGAAGGGCCACAGATTGATGTTGAGCTCAGCGGAGCCCGAGCCGGCCCGGCCTtggcttttcttctctttcttcttgtcCTTGTCCTTTTCCGCCGACGACGACGGCGGCTTCTCTTCTTGGTTGTTGGTGGACTTCTTCTCGCTCTTCTTGAAGATGTCTCTCCACCGCTTCGAAGAGGTGGTCGACGACGTCGGGGTCAGCTGGGGCCCGGGTTCCGGATCCGGGTCGGGGATGTTGGTAAGGTCTGCTTCGAGAGCGGGAGGTTCCGGCCCTTCGGGTGCGGTCTCGGCCTGGGGGACGGGGTCCGGCGGGTCGGGCTGGTGGAGATGGAGTAGCTGGAGGGGAAGGAGGACGCCGTCGACGAAGAGCTCGTCGGCGGAGAGGAGCTCGGGCTGGGGGAAGATGGGGTTCCCGACCATCCAGAACTCGAACTCCGGCGAGTTGGAGGCGCTGCTGCTCCGCCGTCCGCTGCCGCACGGAGATAGAGTCTGGGGTGGTTGTGAGAGGCGGTGCGCTTGCGCGGATATCGTTGGGCTCTCCATTTCCATAATTcgcacacagagagagagagaggttttgtAGTTTCGTGGGGAATGGAGTGGGGGGAGTTGCAGAGAAGCGACCCCACAGCCACAGGCGATAAAGAAAGGAgatggacaaattaaaagtagatgagagggagagagagcttaGGAAGATGGTCCTATAATGCATGAGAGAAGATTTTGCCACgtatttatcattttatttttttacaattaacTTTTCGATTTCGATacacagaaaataaatgatttgaaggGTAATGAAGCTTATGGTAAATTTCATGAACTTAGTAAAATTTGAACATGTGACATTTAGCTCATGAGCTGTAAAATTCTCAACTGCTCCGACCAACCGTGTCATGCAAACGAGAGAACTTCGGGTTAAAATTTGATGACCATGTCAACGAGTGCTTTAGGGccattaattttgaagaaaccttATATTTTCCAATGCACTGCTTACCTATGCACCGATTGATTTCGTGGTATGCGCGGTTAGTGTCTTGAAAATcgaattatttcaaatgaaaataaCTTCATTAGCATCTCGGGAACGTCCGTTAACGTGATTCACTTATTATTAAAGATGCCATTCCCACTTATCCGACTTCATTACTTCACAAGCTTTACATAAAAGGGACTTGTGGGTTTCTCCCTACCATAGAGGCGAATTTGAATCGCAAAACGAGTTTTAGAGGCTTCtcaataattagaaaatttttgttgggTGGTCTTTGGCAtttctcatcccaaaagctaaTTCTCGGTATAAACCGATTACAGTCTCTTCTACAACCGATGTAGGATAATCCCAATAATCTCCCTCTCACACATCGGGCCATGGGTTAGAGCAGCAATAACCCGTATCTCTTCGTGTGATTGTTGGGTCCAGACTTATTGATAACCTGGGCTTTGATACCGGTGTTGGGTAGTCTTATGCCTCTCTCATCTCAAAAGCTAACTCTGGTATAAATCGACTACCGGCCTCTTCCATaaccgatgtgggataacccTAACAATCTAGGTGTTGAAGTAATTATCCTACATCACCCGACAACAAGTCCTATCCATATGGTCCGCCTCCACCCATCATCTCaagtttttgggttggactttatAACATGATATCGTAGTCGATGGTTGGTGACCCATGCGGCGGTTTTTAGGTGTTGAGCATTGTGTTGTAGCAACGCGAGCAATGGCGGACTTTATAGAATAGAAGTGGCGTAGATCGGTTTATATATCCATGTTGGTTTGTAACTTagtggcttaaacttttgagtgaaggtgaatctaactggatatgttgatgggctcaGACTTGGATACCCTCTTATGAATTTTCCCATGTGAAGGTATCAAACTGTTATTGCGTGCTCCTAATATTGTATTGGAATCCGTCTTGTCCGCGATTGTGCATCCATCTCCATTAGTCAAATTCCATGCGCCGTTCGTAATCCGGCTTGCACATGAGAAggggtgttgaagttgttgtcccacattgccCGACAATGggtcttatatgctctttatatttatgtggttTCTCTCCACCCataagcttaagtttttgagttagGCTTTCTACTAGttaatgttcaatctagtccttgGAAATCGATCAGTGGTCTCTTATAAGAGTTCAACTTGTACCACTAGAGAAGAGGGGAGGCCGTTCGGATTCATGCCCAAAATTAACCCTCTGATATTCGAATCAGAAAACGAGGAACGAGTTAACTTGGGTAGCTAGAGCTGTACCGATACTAAGTCGGTTATGGGGGCACCTTGCGGTGAGTGGAAGCGccaccgctgccgccgccgtTTCAGACAGGAGGTTGTCGATGGGGCAGCAGCTGTAACAGCAAAATTAATCTTGACGACCGCTCCTTTGTACACACTTAGTTCCATGTTGCAGCGTCTCCCAATCTCTACCTTTTCAACTCAATGCCACTGTGgaatttccctctttttttatcCGGTCGACGCTAGTGGTGGCTCATGGCCAAAAAGCCGTGTACAGTTCAGTAGTGTTCAGTGAATCTCACAGAAGATGCCGAAGCATCATGTCCTTTTCTTATCTTCTTGGAGCGTATCTCTCCACAAAATGAGCAcacatcacaaaaaaaaaaaaaaaatctatcgcGATAAATAACAATCGAAGCCttcgataaaaaaataaattatcattagcATTTGATTAGCGGTAAAGAAACACGAACTTCAAATAGGTTATTATCATCTATCGTTCATGTTTTCTCTTGACTTTATCTCAATTGAGATTATTTAGAAATCGGAGCTCTCTTTTCTAGTGTAAAAGTGTGGGTCTTGGCTGGAAAAAGCTACGAGGCATCGGATTCAAATCTTTGTCTTCTATCCCAATACATTAATGTTTCATGATCTTTCACAGCGCGAATGACGTACGTTCCATTTGAATTCGATGTGTACATCAGAACACTACCTAGAGAAATTTAACTATAAACTGTTGTTCTTGTTTGAACAAAAATTGTATGAGTAATGCTATGTGTACCTAAATCGATCCACAACACATTGATTTGTTGATGTCCATTTCCTTACCAAATTAATTCATTTTACCTCTTTTTATCCATCCACAAAAGGTGTGAGTATATTCTTGTAAttattcgacaaaaaaatattcttgtAATTTAGTTTTGTACCCATTAATCTCTGTTCATGTTGTAATCAAATTGTTGAAGTATTATCTCACGTCACTTGATGACGGGTCATAAATACTTTTTGTATTCCCCTCCAACTAACATCTTAAACTATTAGGCTGGGCTTTCTAACAAGGTATCAAAGCTGGCGTATCCATTCCGCGAATGTTTGTTCATCCCCCATTAGTTCGTAATCAATATGGAGACAAAATATCTATTTTTTGATGGAATTGCTTCAATTCTCTCATTAATTAACTagaaaaaagttgaaattgatCTTTTTTAATAGATTAAACTTGGCACGCAATGGCTTTATCTCTTTCGGGGTGACCTTCCACTCTCGCCCTTCTCTTCGACCATGTTCTAAGCTGCCTCCCTTCACTAGGAAAGGAGAAGTTGTATTGCATGCTTTAGTGTGAGGTATTGACTTCCAATTTAATAAATATGCACAAGAtgtaggctccgtttgtttctcgaaaaatgttgaacgaatattttcataaaattgatcgCTCGTATCTCTTAAGAAGATGAATAAACGACAAGAATTTTCATTGTCCACagaaatatttagacatgaattATCGTAGATAATGACAGCACTATTTATTGACtaatcaattcaagcaataGGAATGatcattttaggaaaatgtttatcaaatcgctcatttttcgcaaaacgaaCGGGGTCACAATTTTCATGTGGCAATctttgacaataaaaatatcatattaaaaaaagttgaagGTGTTGACAGACCCGGTTTTCGAGAGCCGCCCACAATTGGGGAGGTTCCTCGTTCTTGATCGGTATTGATTCACCGTGAAACCGATCAGCCTTAATTTCATCGCCCGTCTTTCCGGCGGCTCCACCTTGGTCGGACAATCGACAAAATAATGCCGAGCGTTGACATCTTTCACATCCTAGTATACATAATTGTTTTCCCTCTTGAGCTCGTGTCAAACATGACAAGGATTCAAGTGGCTTGAGCCCCAAATTCCACCACTCACTCCTTATGGTTTAGAAACTTTCTTGCATACTGCCCTCCACGTCCGTCAGGGTTTTGCAACCCCGAATATTCCCCTGCCCTCAAAGCATGTGGCCTTTTCCCGCTGTCTCCCATCAAACttccttttctattctttattAAGACAGACCACGTACCATGTTTTTAGTTTAGGGCATCTTTCTAAGGTACACATATATATAAACACCCAGTTCCTTTCACACGAGGTGTCTCGGCATTCTCCTTGTTGTTTGGTAAGAGTCTAATCTATCTAACCCTAGGGACGATGGAGGATCGAGACTATCTGATTCCTCGTCCTTAATATGTAGTCGGTGCTTGTTTCATTCGAAGACGGAATGGCAATACTAATTTGTGAGTATCGGGACGTCATCTATGCCGTTGGACTCTAAATGTTATCGTCGACCGAGTTGAGTATAGGCCCATAGGTCTTCAGATGGTGTTATCTTGTCAAACATGATTCCGATGCTATCCCCATTAATCAAGATATACATTTCGTATATCTGTAGGGAATTGCTTTTTGCATGGACACGATGTTAAGAAGCCTTCTCTCTCAATCACATCTCGATGCGAAATGTGGAACACATTTTTGGTAACTCAACGCATGCGGGACTTATGCGGCGGCAAGATGGAAAATTATGTGCAAATATCTTTTGTATGTACACAAAGTATTTCCGAACAACGAATTTCGGGGCATGTATAGTAGCCTTggtggcggcggccggcggcggcatCCTCCGTCCGTTATGGCGCATTCTATACAGGAGATTGATCTGATGAATTTGACAATCTCCTAACCAATAATGTCTGGTGCTTAGGATGGATTGGAGATGTGATCAGCTAACCAAACGGAGCCAAACGAGCAACAGGAAAGAGGGGATAAACACTGTCAAAAGCAACGGGAGCCAATGGGCTTGTGACCCCACCTGCATCAATTGATGAATTCTTGGAATTACATGCATGTGACACACTTAAATTTCGATGTGACTGTTTCATAATGCCCATTTATTTTTAGCAAAAGGAggcttatttttttatattatatgtaattcaatttttttttttaaaaaaaattacagcgTGAGAcgaaaataaggaaagaaaagaaattatgtAGGAAAATTATGACATCTAATCCCGAAGGTTTATCTAAGCAAACTTTAAGGGATCGTCCAATATCAATGCACTAAGGAATCCAATACCTCAAAGATCAATAACATGTAAGTTCGAAATAGAAAATAATGATCGAAACAAAAATTTCGGGCTTTCAATGATTAGCTCAAAGTATGGGATAGTCAGTTTCCTAATTTTGATCATGTGGATATCAATGCTTGCTTTTGAAAAGATTCGTTCATCAAAGTTCACAATCTCGAGTTCGGAAGTCGAAATTCTAATAGCCCTACTAACCTGAAGGTGAAGGAAGTCCACACAAGTACTTGACCAAGACTCCGATCCATTAAGGGCAATGTCACTGCAGAGCGTCCCATAATCTCCAAAATAATTAGATGGTTCACGTGATTCAATTGTGCACTAGAGATTGAGCTCACATAAAGAAGTATGACTCGTGCGTGCCGGACCTATTGAACTTGCGCGGACGAGTCATAATCCTCTATGTGAGCCCGGTCTCTTGCCACTTTTGGTGAGTTCACCCAACATGTTTGGATCTTTGATGGACTCAACTTTCGATTGAAAAACAATTTAAACAACTTTGGATTAAAACCCTTTAGGTCTCTTATTTAATTGCATTCAACTGATTTCACTTGAACTCATGAATGATTTAGGCTTTAATCCAGAGCAAAATAAATGGTTGTggaatttaggaaaatattcgACCACTTCCACatgtaaatttatttaattcgaGGTCAAAtgaaagagaattttttttccctcttaatTAAGGGGAATTCATCTTCATTTCATTAAACTTAAGCAATTTACAAAGTTTAgggcaatgaaatttttttggtctttgTATTATACGATGTAACATAACAATAGTACACCAACATAATGTGTCACAAGTATTATCAACACCATGTGATGGACAGAAGTCAAAGGTATCGGGAATAAAATCTCATGGTCGGAATTGGACGTGGGGAAGAAAGCAACACGGCAGTAGTACTAGGGTTTCCATCCACAATAATGTcataaaaatttgtaatttcGAGTGGGGCccatcaaattttttcttttcttctttttttgttgctaaattttttcttgtatgGTAGCATGGGGGAGCATTTTATGGCTTTGTTGGGTACTAtaattatagagagagagagagagagaggaatcaaAACAAGGAGAAAGGAAACAAGAtatcgcgaggaagatggagaTGGGGAGGTTGACAAggatctctctcctcttttgttAATGGCGTTTGTTTGTTGGCACAATGATGAGCCATGTGAAGGCCAAATCAAACGGGGTCAATTCCATCAATGCCCCGTGGACCCTAACCCAATCTTCGGGACGCGATTGCGGGGCATGTGAGTCCGATGCGGCTGAACCCTTAGATCGGGTAGATCCGGCTTGGGGACAGATCGATTTAAGGGTCGGCATGCGTCGGGTAAAAGGGTCATTGTCCATGTGGACATTAGCAGGTATGCCAATCTTGCACCCAATTGGGAATAAGTTAAGAGCCATAAATAATCTAACTCGTCCCTTGTTCCCAATACTGAAGGGTTGAAAATGGAGTAACTTCACCTTCATGTGGTGAGGACTGAAAGTGATAAATGGATGGCTGGTGCCGAGTTACCACAGGAAAACACgggggaaaaataattaaatcatgcTAGGCGACAATCGAAAAGAGGGGTGGAAAGGATTGGCATTCACCAACCGATCTAGACTCATGGATTAACTATAGTTATTATCATTGAAATGAGTTGAAGAGCGCAGTGAATGGAGGTCATTATGTCCCTCATTAGAAATAATCAAGACACTTCGGCTCCCTTTGTTTCGCCGAAAATGAAtgagttaattattttttttaaaacgatcgcttgtattgcttagggtaattagttaatgaaaaatatttttattgtcgaTGAAAACCTATGTCCAAATATATTCGTggaggaaaaattactaaaaatgtcataaacctattacaattgtgtcaattcaattataaacctttttttgctaattcaatcagtcctaaacctttttttatttatgtcaatttcatccattctaccaattttgattgaaaatcgatgAGATGACATTAATGTgctaaattttaataatattttaatattttattcgaatttatttatttatttttcttttttgtcttcccaatcttcttcttcttccatctaGGCGATTGGCCGGAGGCGAGGCCCGGCGACCCGCCGGCCTCAAGCAAAGCTCACCCGCCCTGGCAAGGCTCGGTGAGTCACTGGACCTCGGTGACCaactggaaaaagaagaagatgaggaagaaaaagaaatgaaagagtaaattaaaactaaaaaatcgaataaaattttaaaaatattattaagaattgtcaagttagcgatttttggctaaaattggttagatggactgaattgacgcaaatgtaaaaatgtttaaaactaaaatgacaagaaaaaaagtttagaacggaatcagcacaattgcaataaatttaggacttttttggcaattcttctttttcgtGGACAGTGGAAAAGCTTTCgttaattcatttttgtaagggaTGTAGACGATTatctctagaaaaatatttttcaaattattcatttcggAGCGTTACAAATTACAAACTGCATTTTCGAATTGAAGAAATTTAAACGCGAGAAGACTTTCATGGAGTTGGTGAACCCTCTGACAAAATAAATTTGGTGAGGGATGGGTTAGGTGGTTCGCTCTTGTGGGTCCTAAATCATCGACACGTGGcgttggttccaatcaatcataCGTGCAAACGTTGGCAAATTGTCAACGGCATTTAGCAATCGAAGAGTTTTTGAGTGCGAGAGGCCTTCGTAAAGGCGAACTCTcaaattggaaattttggaATCGTGGGACGAACTCTATGCGAAAACGCCTAAGGAGTTATGGTCCTATCTCTAACAAGGGAAAAGTCGAGGACCTCACATGCCAACAAGGCCATGTGCGACTTGCATGTTTAAGCTACGAGCTATAGACAACGACGCATCACGGGATCGACTTCGCAAATCCTAATACGTAATGGATCCGACTTTTCACTTTGAGAATTGTTAGAATTAGGTGCACAAATATAACGAAATAGAGAGAAAGAGTAATCAAGATATAATATTTATCTCCGCTCACCCTTAAATTAGAGTTATATTTAGTAgatgattctactataattagcacattctAAGCTCTCACCTCTCTGTTATAACTGTCAATTACAATAGAAATAGATTATGTAGACCACAAAGTAGCTATTCATGGATTCAAAATCCAAACTACTACTAAAATACATATCCAAAATATAAAAGCCCTCTAGAGACCCGAGGTTGTTGCTCCCGCGACCTTTGCTAGAACGGCCCTCAAACTCCCGTGCTTTCTTGTCGATAGGAAGTATGACCGACACCCCAATAAGAACATAGTGAAATAATTCACCGGCTTATATCCCTTCTCAAGTAATTAACCCGAACTCACGTTATCTTAGGAAGCATTGACACTCTCCGTGAGCCTCCGTATCGTGTCGTGctcgacactcttcgacatgcgATCGACACGTGGTCGGCACCCGGACACGCCGGCGACAAGCAAGTCTAGCTTCCCGACACCCCATTTCGACAAGCAcgtggtcaattttaagcattttcaataaattaatggtcaaaatatgaatttataaaaaaatatatatatacttaagtctaATATCCAggcaccccaaaattaatatacccatgtagtccaaaaaaatctaatcgtgaatcccaatataagaaaaaaaaaactcattgcTAATATTTATCACGTATACATAAAAATACGcgtttaatatacaacgtgtcccaacacgtcggaattttctatttttgagaaacgATGTGTCATGTTGTGTTGTGTCATGTCGCATGTCGCGTGTCGGTGTCAGCGTCGGTGTTACTTAGACGTTATCCGCATGAATCCAAACTCACATTATCTGCATTTACTCGACTGAGCGGTATGGCGATTGAGATTCTGCGCCTCAAAAAGTTTAAGGCCACGAAACTGGAAGTGTCGAGCCTTGATACAATGTCGTTCAGTGCGAGAAACTCTCGAGGACGAAACGCCCTAGTTTTAGGACACGGCAATAAGGACACAGCCTACAATGTTTTGGGACCAGGTACAGCTCATGCCTCGTACCACCATGTCCCTCGGGCTATGTTACTCCCCTCCGATCGACCACACACGACCTCCAACTCAAATTTGATGTGAGCTTtcctctccctcttcttttGCGTTTTTTCTTCTAGGAGTTCCACCACGGACCGAAACGTCCGTTCCTTCGCAAAGTTCCAAAGATGCTTTTACGGTCAGTGTCTCTTGCGAACGCCTTTTGTGGGTTGTTTTAGATGTCGATGCTTTACCCGCTACCTTTTCAATGAATCAAATCTCAGAACTCGagacaaacgaaaaaaaagaaaaagaaatttgctCCGAATCCAAGAAAAAGTAGTCCGGTAGGCAAAGCCTTATCTCCACTCCAACATGTGATTTTCGATAATTTAACCCTTTTACTATTtaaagttaatatcacgaaaaaatttaaattaatatatccacggtaaatttatttaaaattaatctTTTGACTAGAAAAAACATTAAACTGGTATAGTCGTAATAATTTATCCTCCGTTTATTTCGATTGAATCGAGCTAATATcgtgaaaaatcttaaacaagtatacctatgacaaattagagggtaaaaatatcaaattgtcatgtcatctaactcagtaattcgatagtaaaatttaaagaaaattgatataggacaaatttgtcacatgtgtgtcggtttgggatttttggcagttaaaaaattaatttgaaataaatttattacaaaatatataaatttgatatttttcgtgGTACTAACCCTGCTATTTATAATGACAAGGATTTTATATTAAAGAATATTTTGGAGCACTTGTTAATCGTACTTAATAAAGAAATGTTCTCGTATCAATGCATTGATTGCATTTAACATAAGAgagtgtgtgtgagagagagaggttgcatTTGAAATGATAATCTTTATTTAGAtgatcatttcttcttttttcgacaaaaaaaattgataatctttatttatatatttatgtgTTTAACCCTAATAATCGTGCATTGGAAAGAAGTTTGTTTACATATCCCGATAAACTATTTAGTATTTCCTTCCATGACTTGAAAAGCATGGGAAGACGAAGA
The sequence above is drawn from the Rhodamnia argentea isolate NSW1041297 chromosome 9, ASM2092103v1, whole genome shotgun sequence genome and encodes:
- the LOC115742849 gene encoding uncharacterized protein LOC115742849 — protein: MEMESPTISAQAHRLSQPPQTLSPCGSGRRSSSASNSPEFEFWMVGNPIFPQPELLSADELFVDGVLLPLQLLHLHQPDPPDPVPQAETAPEGPEPPALEADLTNIPDPDPEPGPQLTPTSSTTSSKRWRDIFKKSEKKSTNNQEEKPPSSSAEKDKDKKKEKKSQGRAGSGSAELNINLWPFSRSRSAGNSGARPRLSAFGGPSARKVSSAPCSRSNSAGDSKSRKWPSSPGRVGVHLGRNSPVWQVRRGAPPAKVPAPAAAVPEPVARSVDKVVLKSEAAAETHRSKAARGGAGGGANKARVLNLNVPMCIGYRHHFSCRSDDNSAIRVVGADCGDTSGGGESGTGAGRGDNGGSSNNIFNLRSLFTKKVH